One Lycium barbarum isolate Lr01 chromosome 5, ASM1917538v2, whole genome shotgun sequence genomic window carries:
- the LOC132641958 gene encoding ninja-family protein AFP3-like has protein sequence MEVLNMHVHIIIGKFHSFSLEFLIISSLVSLWFAMGDNNTDEKRKSRMEMEDNNLSRNRISRDLLQRFMEGSGSSSSSLAKSVVTKEEKDEGEVELNLGLSLGGKFGIDKYTNNNKLIRSSSVASCLPIVRDDNDAIATPPVSNYPTLVRTSSLPVETEEEWRKRKELQTLRRMEAKRRRSEKQRNLRSDKESGGGSSVVGGGGGSMEDEKKEIEMNLRGRLDKEQYLATAKRFGLSVSPTLAAVARQGGGGIELPMGKGKGSYSGSNMQGHGQQLGSQGSVESQGGGGSSSSMSELESKIPQGSGELSPASIQSLQGGGSQDVGSSGSKMREAGSRMSGGDMDSPSKRLEAAKNRAKETGANMLENMPCVFTKGDGPNGRRVDGILYRYGKGEEVRIMCVCHGSFHSPAEFVEHAGGTDVAHPLKHIVINPNASPLL, from the exons ATGGAAGTGTTAAACATGCATGTACATATCATAATAGGTAAGTTTCATAGTTTTAGTTTGGAATTCTTGATAATATCATCTTTGGTGAGTTTATGGTTTGCTATGGGAGATAATAATACAGATGAGAAAAGGAAAAGTAGAATGGAAATGGAGGATAATAATCTTTCCAGAAATAGAATTTCAAGGGATTTGTTGCAAAGATTCATGGAGGGTAGTGGTAGTAGTAGCAGCAGTTTAGCTAAATCTGTAGTAACAAAAGAGGAAAAAGATGAAGGAGAAGTAGAGTTGAATCTTGGTTTATCATTAGGAGGTAAATTTGGTATAGACAAgtatactaataataataagttGATTAGGTCTTCTTCTGTTGCTTCTTGTTTACCAATAGTTagagatgataatgatgctattgcAACACCACCAGTGTCTAATTATCCTACTTTGGTTAGAACATCTTCTTTACCTGTTGAAACTGAGGAAGAATGGAGGAAAAGGAAAGAGTTGCAAACTTTAAGAAGAATGGAAGCTAAGAGAAGAAGATCAGAGAAACAGAGAAATTTAAGGAGTGATAAAGAAAGTGGAGGAGGAAGTagtgttgttggtggtggtggtggaagTATGGAAGATGAAAAGAAGGAAATTGAGATGAATTTAAGAGGTAGATTGGATAAAGAACAGTACTTGGCGACCGCGAAAAGGTTTGGTTTATCGGTATCGCCAACGTTGGCTGCTGTAGCAAGGCAAGGTGGAGGTGGGATAGAGTTGCCAATGGGGAAAGGTAAAGGAAGTTATTCAGGTAGTAACATGCAAGGACATGGGCAACAATTGGGGTCACAAGGTTCTGTGGAATCCCAAGGTGGTGGTGGTAGTTCTTCAAGTATGTCTGAATTGGAAAGTAAAATTCCACAAG GGTCTGGCGAACTAAGCCCTGCCAGTATCCAATCATTACAAGGAGGCGGGAGTCAAGATGTTGGTTCGTCTGGGTCAAAAATGAGAGAGGCTGGAAGCAGAATGTCAGGAGGTGATATGGACAGTCCATCTAAGAGGCTCGAGGCAGCAAAAAATCGGGCCAAGGAAACTGGAGCAAACATGTTAGAAAATATGCCATGCGTTTTCACGAAAGGAGATGGTCCGAATGGTAGAAGAGTAGACGGAATATTATACAGGTACGGTAAAGGGGAGGAGGTAAGAATTATGTGTGTTTGTCATGGTAGTTTTCACTCACCAGCAGAGTTTGTCGAGCACGCTGGAGGCACCGATGTTGCTCACCCTCTCAAGCATATAGTCATAAACCCCAATGCTTCTCCCTTGCTGTGA